A single genomic interval of Chryseobacterium paludis harbors:
- a CDS encoding ribonuclease HII gives MDLLKSWSESYIEAGCDEVGRGCLSGPVVAAAVVLDHSFSQSLVNDSKKLNFKTRMDLDNYIKDNVQDYAIAELPPDFIDLHNILNASIHAMHKALDKLTIRPELILVDGNKFHPYNYIPHQCIIKGDSKMLSIAAASILAKNYRDRLMINLHDEFPEYGWDTNFGYATKKHQNALIKFGPTRYHRQSFRLKYD, from the coding sequence ATGGATTTATTAAAAAGCTGGTCAGAATCTTATATTGAAGCAGGATGCGATGAAGTTGGCAGAGGATGCCTAAGTGGCCCTGTTGTAGCCGCAGCTGTTGTCCTTGATCATAGCTTCAGCCAAAGTCTAGTAAACGACTCTAAAAAGCTTAATTTTAAAACACGAATGGATCTTGATAATTATATCAAAGACAATGTTCAGGATTATGCGATTGCAGAATTACCCCCGGATTTTATTGATCTACACAACATTCTTAACGCCAGTATCCATGCCATGCATAAGGCGTTAGATAAATTAACAATAAGGCCCGAGCTCATATTAGTAGATGGAAACAAATTTCATCCTTACAATTATATACCTCATCAATGCATTATAAAAGGGGATTCAAAAATGCTTTCGATAGCAGCGGCTTCTATATTAGCTAAAAACTACAGAGACCGTTTAATGATCAACCTTCATGATGAGTTTCCGGAATACGGCTGGGATACAAATTTCGGCTATGCAACCAAGAAACACCAGAATGCACTTATAAAATTTGGACCAACCCGATATCATAGACAATCTTTCAGGCTTAAATACGATTAA
- the yidC gene encoding membrane protein insertase YidC — MQQNNGLDKSQMISFAVLCLVLFGFMFYFQNKQQKEEQLKAQQQKTEQVKTAVKQTQASNINPNVTPNAIQVSTLGNNELKLEFSSLGGQVSKVELLKYKAYDHKSDKADLPLYLINKNNSNYGFQFKDKTGKVINTKDLVFSPTVNGNAVTLSANYNGAVIQFIYTLLPKYTLDFKVRTQGLAKITSDTKADFLWNYNVRNFEKGRAQEQSHSEFSYAFNNYKSYDYDGRTTMEEEKETLNWIGVKQQFFSSVIEAKNGFTQSKGNQESIEEGEYLKKFNYEGFVQMTGSELNQDFTWYFMPLDLPLLKSYDKNFDEILPLGWSLIGGMNRYFFMPMYNIIASWGLTAGWVIFIMTIIVKLILSPIMYKQHKLSAMMRVIRPEIDEATAKLKDADPMKKQQATMEIYRKAGVNQMAGCLPALVQIPIFYALFRFFPNFIDLRGKGFWFAKDLTAYDDLIKLPFKIPFLGDHLSVFALACTVVILIYTIMTSGNIQQPQQEGMPNMKVLMYIFPITFLFFLNTSASGLSWYYFVSNAINILIILVIKYVILDEKKIHAQIQANKEKPKTEGKFQKRMREMMEKAQEQQKVTEQQKKKK, encoded by the coding sequence ATGCAACAGAACAACGGACTCGATAAAAGTCAAATGATTAGTTTTGCGGTTTTATGTTTGGTTCTCTTCGGATTCATGTTTTATTTCCAAAATAAACAGCAGAAAGAGGAACAGTTGAAAGCTCAACAACAAAAAACTGAACAAGTAAAAACTGCCGTAAAACAAACTCAGGCAAGTAATATCAATCCAAATGTAACTCCTAATGCTATTCAGGTTTCTACCCTAGGAAATAATGAATTGAAATTGGAATTTTCCAGCTTGGGAGGACAGGTTTCTAAAGTAGAACTTTTAAAATATAAGGCTTATGATCATAAGAGTGATAAAGCTGATCTGCCTCTTTATCTAATCAATAAAAACAACTCAAACTACGGTTTTCAGTTTAAAGATAAGACTGGAAAAGTTATTAATACTAAAGACCTAGTTTTCTCTCCAACAGTGAATGGAAACGCGGTAACGTTGTCAGCTAATTATAACGGAGCTGTTATTCAGTTTATTTATACACTACTTCCAAAGTATACTTTAGATTTTAAAGTAAGAACTCAAGGGTTAGCTAAAATAACTTCAGATACAAAAGCTGATTTCTTATGGAATTATAATGTAAGGAATTTTGAAAAAGGTAGAGCTCAAGAGCAGTCTCATTCAGAATTCTCATATGCATTTAATAACTATAAGAGTTATGATTATGATGGAAGAACTACAATGGAGGAGGAAAAAGAAACCCTTAATTGGATTGGTGTAAAACAGCAGTTTTTCTCTTCAGTAATCGAAGCTAAGAATGGATTTACACAAAGTAAAGGAAATCAGGAATCTATAGAAGAAGGGGAGTATTTGAAGAAATTCAACTATGAAGGGTTTGTTCAGATGACAGGGAGCGAATTAAATCAGGATTTTACCTGGTACTTTATGCCATTGGATCTGCCGTTGTTGAAATCTTATGATAAAAACTTTGATGAAATATTGCCATTAGGTTGGTCGTTGATCGGAGGAATGAACCGTTATTTCTTCATGCCGATGTATAATATTATTGCATCATGGGGATTAACTGCAGGATGGGTAATTTTCATCATGACGATTATCGTGAAATTGATCCTGTCTCCGATTATGTACAAGCAGCATAAGCTGAGTGCGATGATGAGAGTGATTCGTCCGGAGATTGATGAAGCTACAGCTAAGTTGAAGGATGCAGATCCTATGAAAAAGCAGCAGGCGACCATGGAGATTTATCGAAAGGCAGGAGTTAATCAAATGGCGGGTTGTTTACCGGCGTTGGTTCAGATTCCTATTTTCTATGCATTATTCCGTTTCTTCCCAAACTTTATTGACTTAAGAGGAAAAGGATTCTGGTTCGCAAAAGATTTAACGGCATATGATGATTTAATTAAATTACCATTTAAGATTCCTTTCTTGGGAGATCATCTAAGTGTTTTTGCATTGGCGTGTACAGTAGTAATCTTAATCTATACGATTATGACATCAGGGAATATCCAGCAGCCACAGCAGGAAGGTATGCCGAATATGAAGGTATTGATGTATATCTTCCCGATTACTTTCTTATTCTTCCTGAATACTTCAGCATCAGGTCTTTCTTGGTATTACTTTGTATCAAATGCGATCAACATCTTAATTATCCTTGTTATCAAATATGTAATTTTGGATGAGAAGAAGATTCATGCTCAGATTCAGGCTAATAAAGAGAAGCCTAAAACTGAGGGCAAATTCCAGAAGAGAATGAGAGAAATGATGGAGAAGGCTCAGGAACAACAAAAAGTTACAGAGCAACAAAAGAAGAAAAAATAA
- a CDS encoding CTP synthase produces MSKKNTKYIFVTGGVTSSLGKGIVSASLGLLLKSRGFNVTIQKLDPYINIDPGTLNPYEHGECYVTEDGAETDLDLGHYERYLDAPTSQNNNVTTGKIYQTVIEKERKGDFLGKTVQVIPHITNEIKRRIKMLSKQNYDIIITEIGGTVGDIESLPYIETVRQLKWELGEKNSMVIHLTLLPYLASSGELKTKPSQHSVRQLMESGIMADVLVCRTEHKIPKDQRAKLAQFCNVPLDNVIECKDLETIYEVPMYLQKQNFDDVVLKGLDLKSDKEADLKDWKNFLKKFQNPKRTVEIALVGKYISLQDSYISIAEAFKHAGADQETEVKVRWVYSGDITPENIKETLKGVNGILVAPGFGDRGIEGKVLTAQYARENKIPMLGICLGMQIMTVEFARNILGYSKANSMEFDTATEHPVISLMEEQKNVVDKGGTMRLGSWKCSIKNHSKLSEIYGSKNISERHRHRYEFNSDYLQEFEKNGFLATGTNPETGLVEALELTDHPFYVGVQYHPEYKSTVATPHPLFRAFIKACEKK; encoded by the coding sequence ATGAGTAAAAAGAATACTAAATACATCTTTGTGACAGGAGGTGTAACTTCATCTTTGGGAAAAGGAATCGTTTCTGCTTCTCTGGGACTATTGCTGAAATCTCGCGGTTTTAATGTAACGATCCAAAAACTAGATCCTTATATTAATATTGACCCAGGAACTTTGAATCCTTATGAACACGGAGAATGCTATGTAACCGAAGATGGTGCGGAGACGGATCTGGATTTAGGTCACTACGAGCGATACTTGGATGCTCCCACTTCCCAAAATAACAATGTTACGACAGGGAAAATTTACCAAACTGTAATTGAAAAAGAAAGAAAAGGAGATTTCCTTGGGAAAACAGTTCAGGTAATACCTCATATTACAAACGAAATTAAACGTAGAATTAAAATGCTTTCCAAGCAGAACTATGATATCATTATTACTGAAATCGGAGGTACTGTCGGAGATATTGAATCTTTGCCTTACATTGAAACTGTACGTCAGTTAAAATGGGAGTTAGGTGAGAAAAACTCTATGGTGATTCACCTTACTTTGTTGCCATATCTGGCTTCAAGTGGAGAATTAAAAACGAAGCCTTCTCAGCATTCCGTTCGTCAATTGATGGAAAGTGGAATTATGGCTGATGTTTTGGTTTGTAGAACAGAACATAAAATTCCAAAAGATCAGAGGGCCAAATTAGCTCAGTTCTGTAACGTTCCATTAGATAACGTTATTGAATGTAAGGATCTGGAAACGATCTATGAGGTTCCAATGTACCTTCAGAAACAAAATTTTGATGATGTAGTTTTAAAAGGACTGGATCTTAAGAGTGATAAAGAAGCTGATCTTAAAGACTGGAAGAACTTCCTTAAGAAATTCCAGAATCCGAAAAGAACAGTTGAGATTGCTTTAGTTGGAAAATATATTTCTCTACAGGATTCTTATATCTCTATTGCTGAAGCTTTCAAACACGCTGGAGCAGATCAGGAAACTGAAGTTAAAGTAAGATGGGTTTACAGTGGAGATATTACTCCAGAGAATATTAAAGAAACATTAAAAGGAGTTAACGGAATCCTTGTTGCTCCAGGTTTTGGAGACAGAGGTATTGAAGGAAAGGTTCTTACAGCACAGTACGCAAGAGAAAATAAAATTCCAATGTTAGGAATTTGTTTGGGAATGCAGATTATGACTGTTGAATTTGCAAGAAATATTCTTGGGTATTCAAAAGCAAACTCTATGGAGTTTGATACTGCTACGGAGCATCCTGTAATTTCATTAATGGAAGAGCAAAAAAATGTAGTAGATAAAGGCGGCACGATGCGTCTTGGTTCTTGGAAGTGTTCTATAAAAAACCATTCTAAATTATCGGAGATCTACGGAAGTAAGAATATTTCCGAAAGACACCGTCACCGTTATGAGTTTAACAGTGATTATTTACAGGAATTTGAGAAAAATGGTTTCTTGGCAACAGGAACAAATCCTGAAACAGGATTGGTTGAAGCTCTTGAGCTTACAGATCATCCTTTCTATGTAGGAGTACAGTATCATCCTGAATATAAGAGTACGGTAGCAACACCGCATCCTTTATTCAGAGCTTTTATTAAAGCTTGTGAAAAGAAATAA
- a CDS encoding YceI family protein, which translates to MKKILLAFIFAFLSITGFAQSTWNVDPMHSSVNFNIKHMGISFVQGRFDKFEGVIAAPGKDLDNATFKFSVITGSVNTGVEMRDKHLKSADFFDAEKFQAMKFESGSITKGKNNTYTLKGKLTIKDVTKEISVPVTYGGITKNQQGKEILGFQTKFTVNRLDYNIKYDPTGAGVAKDVDVNLYFELIKE; encoded by the coding sequence ATGAAAAAGATACTATTAGCTTTTATTTTTGCTTTTTTAAGCATCACCGGTTTTGCTCAGTCTACGTGGAACGTAGATCCTATGCATTCTTCAGTTAACTTCAATATCAAGCATATGGGGATTAGCTTTGTACAGGGAAGATTTGATAAGTTCGAAGGGGTAATAGCTGCTCCCGGAAAAGATTTGGATAATGCAACGTTCAAGTTTAGTGTTATCACTGGCTCTGTGAATACGGGCGTTGAGATGAGAGATAAGCACTTAAAAAGTGCCGATTTCTTTGATGCTGAAAAATTTCAGGCAATGAAATTTGAAAGCGGTTCTATTACGAAGGGTAAAAATAACACCTATACACTTAAAGGAAAATTGACAATCAAAGATGTAACTAAAGAGATCTCTGTTCCGGTAACCTATGGTGGAATAACAAAAAACCAACAGGGAAAAGAAATTTTAGGTTTTCAAACGAAATTTACAGTTAACCGTTTAGATTATAATATTAAATACGATCCAACGGGTGCCGGAGTTGCTAAAGATGTTGATGTTAACTTATATTTCGAATTAATTAAAGAATAA